From Ancylobacter pratisalsi, one genomic window encodes:
- a CDS encoding NAD-dependent formate dehydrogenase: MAKVLCVLYDDPITGYPTSYARDGLPKMERYPGGQTLPTPNAIDFTPGELLGSVSGELGLRKYLESNGHTLVVTSDKDGPNSVFEKELVDADIVISQPFWPAYLTPERIAKAKNLKLALTAGIGSDHVDLQSAIDNNITVAEVTYCNSISVAEHVVMMILSLVRNYLPSHDWAKNGGWNIADCVSHAYDLEKMEVGTVAAGRIGLAVLRRLAPFDVNLHYTDRHRLPESVEKELNLTWHATREEMYPVCDVVTLNCPLHPETEHMINDETLKLFKRGAYLVNTARGKLCDRDAVARAMESGQLAGYAGDVWFPQPAPKDHPWRTMPFNGMTPHISGTTLTAQARYAAGTREILECFFEGRPIRDEYLIVEGGALAGTGAHSYSKGNATGGSEEAQRFKKAS; the protein is encoded by the coding sequence ATGGCGAAGGTACTTTGCGTCCTTTATGACGACCCGATCACCGGCTACCCCACCAGCTATGCCCGCGATGGCCTGCCCAAGATGGAGCGTTACCCCGGCGGACAGACCCTGCCGACGCCCAATGCCATCGATTTCACCCCGGGCGAACTGCTCGGCTCGGTCTCCGGCGAGCTTGGCCTGCGCAAATATCTTGAATCCAACGGCCACACCCTGGTTGTGACCTCCGACAAGGACGGCCCGAACTCGGTGTTCGAGAAGGAGCTGGTCGATGCCGACATCGTCATCTCCCAGCCGTTCTGGCCGGCCTATCTCACGCCCGAGCGCATCGCCAAGGCGAAGAACCTCAAGCTGGCGCTGACCGCCGGCATCGGTTCCGACCATGTCGACCTTCAGTCGGCGATCGACAACAACATCACCGTGGCGGAAGTCACCTACTGCAACTCGATCAGCGTCGCCGAGCATGTGGTGATGATGATCCTGTCGCTGGTGCGCAACTATCTGCCCTCGCACGACTGGGCGAAGAACGGCGGCTGGAACATCGCCGATTGCGTAAGCCACGCCTATGATCTGGAAAAGATGGAGGTCGGCACGGTCGCGGCCGGCCGTATCGGCCTCGCCGTGCTGCGTCGCCTGGCGCCGTTCGACGTAAACCTGCACTACACCGACCGTCACCGCCTGCCGGAGTCGGTGGAGAAGGAACTCAACCTCACCTGGCACGCCACGCGCGAGGAAATGTACCCGGTCTGCGATGTGGTGACGCTGAACTGCCCGCTGCACCCCGAAACCGAGCACATGATCAATGACGAGACGCTCAAGCTGTTCAAGCGCGGCGCCTACCTCGTCAACACGGCGCGCGGCAAGCTGTGCGACCGCGACGCCGTGGCCCGCGCCATGGAATCGGGCCAGCTGGCGGGTTATGCCGGCGATGTCTGGTTCCCGCAGCCGGCGCCGAAGGATCACCCGTGGCGGACCATGCCCTTTAACGGCATGACCCCGCATATTTCCGGCACCACCCTCACGGCGCAGGCGCGTTACGCGGCCGGCACGCGCGAGATCCTCGAGTGCTTCTTCGAAGGCCGGCCGATCCGCGACGAGTATCTCATCGTCGAGGGCGGCGCCCTGGCTGGCACCGGCGCGCATTCCTATTCCAAGGGCAATGCGACCGGCGGCTCGGAAGAGGCGCAGCGCTTCAAGAAGGCGAGCTGA
- a CDS encoding LysR family transcriptional regulator, which translates to MFVRQMHYLVALSREKHFGRAAEACNVSQPTLSAGIRKLEQELGLPIVVRGHRFLGFTVEGERVLGWARQIAADYESLRQERTEPGGQLSGTLRVGAIPSTTAAAPALLARFHDRHPDVKVQMLTLSSVAIQRGLDQLELDAGITYLENEPLNRVRRVELYVERYVFVTRRDDPLARRRTLCWAEAAARPLCLLTADMQNRRIIDQVMGDAGLAVQPAIETSSFMGVWSFVRRGPWTSIVPEASWRGLGESPDLVGIPLVDPVHAQPIGLVLSDREPLSPVAGALMKLARALPRDPEGSLMSIETI; encoded by the coding sequence ATGTTCGTCCGGCAGATGCACTACCTCGTCGCCCTGTCCCGCGAGAAGCACTTCGGCCGCGCCGCCGAGGCGTGCAACGTGTCGCAACCCACGCTTTCCGCCGGCATTCGCAAGCTGGAGCAGGAGCTTGGCCTGCCCATCGTGGTGCGCGGGCATCGCTTCCTCGGCTTCACCGTGGAGGGCGAGCGGGTGCTGGGCTGGGCGCGCCAGATCGCGGCCGATTACGAGAGCCTGCGCCAGGAGCGCACCGAGCCCGGCGGCCAGCTCTCGGGCACGCTGCGGGTCGGCGCCATCCCCTCCACCACAGCGGCAGCCCCCGCTTTGCTGGCCCGCTTTCACGACCGCCATCCCGACGTGAAGGTGCAGATGCTCACCCTGAGCTCGGTGGCGATCCAGCGCGGGCTCGACCAGCTCGAACTCGATGCAGGCATCACCTATCTGGAGAACGAGCCGCTGAACCGGGTTCGCCGCGTGGAGCTGTATGTCGAACGCTATGTCTTCGTCACCCGGCGGGACGACCCGTTGGCGCGCCGGCGCACCCTGTGCTGGGCCGAGGCCGCGGCTCGGCCGCTGTGCCTGCTGACCGCCGACATGCAGAACCGCCGCATCATCGACCAGGTGATGGGGGATGCGGGGCTGGCGGTGCAGCCAGCCATCGAGACCAGCTCCTTCATGGGGGTGTGGAGCTTCGTGCGCCGTGGACCATGGACCAGCATCGTACCGGAGGCGAGCTGGCGCGGCCTTGGCGAGAGCCCGGATCTTGTCGGCATCCCGCTGGTCGATCCCGTGCATGCGCAGCCCATCGGCCTCGTGCTTTCCGATCGCGAGCCGCTGAGCCCGGTCGCCGGCGCACTGATGAAACTGGCCCGCGCGCTGCCCCGCGACCCGGAAGGTTCCCTAATGTCAATTGAGACTATTTAA
- a CDS encoding NAD(P)/FAD-dependent oxidoreductase produces MDDNFDVLIVGGAIMGAMTAYFLTRDPAFRGRVGVVERDASFAQSSTTLSAASLRQQFSIPQNIRMSQFGLEFLRSAKERFGADTDLAWHEGGYLLLASAAGLPVLQANHRVQQAEGADIDFMTPDQLAATFPWLNVEDIAAGAYGRSGEGWFDAHALLTCVRAAARAQGAHFIPGEVVEIARAGERITGATLKDGRRLSCGALVNAAGPRAGQVAAMAGIALPVEGRKRCVFVLHCRTPLPRLPLLVDPSGFYIRPEGTYQICGAPPAADKDPDADGDFEVDWSIFEEDIWPALAHRIPAMEELKVVRAWAGHYEMNLLDHNAVIGPHPEVGNFYFINGFSGHGLQQAPAAGRAIAEWIVHGRSVSLDLAVFGYERITAGRPHAELNII; encoded by the coding sequence ATGGACGACAATTTCGACGTGCTTATCGTGGGCGGCGCGATCATGGGTGCCATGACGGCCTATTTCCTCACCCGCGACCCTGCCTTTCGCGGCCGGGTCGGCGTGGTCGAGCGCGATGCCAGCTTCGCGCAGTCCTCCACCACGCTGTCGGCCGCCTCGCTGCGCCAGCAGTTCTCGATTCCACAGAACATCCGCATGTCGCAGTTCGGGCTGGAATTCCTCCGCAGCGCCAAGGAACGCTTCGGTGCCGACACCGATCTCGCCTGGCATGAGGGCGGCTATCTGCTGCTCGCCAGCGCGGCCGGCCTGCCGGTGCTTCAGGCCAATCATCGCGTCCAGCAGGCGGAGGGGGCGGATATCGACTTCATGACACCGGACCAGCTCGCCGCCACCTTCCCCTGGCTGAATGTCGAGGACATCGCCGCGGGCGCCTATGGGCGTTCGGGCGAGGGCTGGTTCGACGCCCACGCGCTGCTCACCTGCGTGCGCGCAGCCGCCAGGGCCCAGGGCGCGCACTTCATTCCCGGCGAGGTGGTGGAGATCGCGCGCGCGGGCGAGCGCATCACCGGCGCGACGCTGAAGGACGGGCGTCGGCTTTCCTGCGGCGCGCTGGTCAACGCTGCCGGCCCGCGGGCCGGCCAGGTGGCGGCCATGGCCGGAATCGCACTGCCGGTGGAAGGGCGCAAGCGCTGCGTCTTCGTGCTCCATTGCCGCACGCCCCTGCCCCGGCTGCCGCTGCTGGTGGACCCGAGCGGCTTCTATATCCGCCCCGAAGGCACCTATCAGATTTGCGGCGCCCCGCCGGCCGCGGACAAGGACCCCGATGCGGACGGCGATTTCGAGGTCGACTGGTCGATCTTCGAGGAGGACATCTGGCCCGCCCTCGCCCATCGCATTCCCGCCATGGAAGAGCTGAAGGTGGTGCGGGCCTGGGCCGGCCATTATGAGATGAACCTGCTCGACCACAACGCCGTCATCGGCCCCCACCCCGAGGTCGGCAATTTCTACTTCATCAACGGCTTTTCCGGGCATGGCCTTCAGCAGGCGCCCGCCGCCGGCCGCGCCATTGCCGAATGGATCGTGCATGGCCGCTCGGTGTCGCTCGATCTCGCCGTGTTCGGTTATGAGCGCATCACGGCCGGGCGCCCTCATGCGGAGCTGAACATCATCTGA
- a CDS encoding PDR/VanB family oxidoreductase, whose protein sequence is MSDRLIMKLRVVGARLTTPDVLMLDLQHPKRPALPAWTAGAHVDVMVAGGVRQYSLWGDPEDRGRYRIAVKREAGGRGGSKWIHDHAREGSELHVSAPRNHFGLDGKGGRYVLVAGGIGVTPILAMARVLAAGEADFTVHYCARNAAQAPLLDELRAVCGDRLTTWFSQEGRRLDVHTLLARAAGAELYACGPNSLTAALETAIAAQGFPADLYHREHFAALSDADFVPDSFEVVITSSGRKLHVPADRSLLEVLRDNHFVRGSSCEIGVCGSCECGYVSGDVIHRDAVLGVKARASRLMPCVSRARGSLTLDL, encoded by the coding sequence ATGAGTGACCGTCTTATCATGAAATTGCGGGTCGTCGGCGCGAGGCTGACGACCCCGGACGTCCTCATGCTTGACCTGCAGCATCCCAAGCGGCCGGCGCTTCCGGCATGGACGGCCGGCGCCCATGTGGACGTAATGGTGGCCGGCGGCGTGCGCCAGTATTCGCTCTGGGGCGACCCGGAGGATCGCGGCCGCTACCGCATCGCGGTCAAGCGCGAGGCGGGTGGACGCGGCGGCTCGAAATGGATCCATGACCATGCGAGGGAAGGCTCGGAGCTTCACGTCTCCGCTCCCCGCAACCATTTTGGTCTTGATGGAAAAGGCGGGCGATACGTGCTGGTGGCCGGCGGTATCGGCGTGACGCCGATCCTCGCCATGGCCCGCGTGCTGGCGGCGGGGGAAGCGGACTTCACCGTCCATTACTGCGCCAGGAATGCGGCGCAGGCTCCGCTTCTCGACGAGCTGAGGGCCGTGTGCGGCGACCGCCTGACAACCTGGTTCTCGCAGGAAGGCCGGCGCCTCGACGTGCATACGCTACTGGCCCGGGCCGCGGGCGCCGAGCTCTACGCTTGCGGCCCGAACAGCCTGACGGCGGCGCTTGAAACGGCCATCGCCGCCCAGGGCTTTCCCGCCGACCTCTACCACAGGGAACATTTCGCAGCCCTGTCGGATGCCGATTTCGTCCCGGACTCCTTCGAGGTGGTTATCACCTCCAGCGGCCGCAAGCTCCATGTTCCGGCGGACCGCAGCTTGCTTGAGGTGTTGCGGGACAATCACTTCGTGCGTGGCTCTTCATGCGAGATCGGTGTGTGCGGCTCGTGCGAGTGCGGCTATGTGAGCGGGGATGTGATCCATCGCGACGCGGTACTTGGCGTAAAGGCCCGTGCCAGTCGCCTCATGCCCTGCGTCTCCCGCGCCAGAGGCAGCCTGACACTCGATCTCTGA
- a CDS encoding HpcH/HpaI aldolase/citrate lyase family protein translates to MSPVPRPRRSVLYMPGANARALEKARSLACDGIIIDLEDAVAPEAKPDARVLVAQALEAGGFGHREVVVRVNGTDTPWFEDDLAALARAAAKGAGPDAVLIPKVATPEALFVVARRLDALGAPASLKLWAMIETPLAVLKAGEIALAARDPAIRLTALVLGTNDLSKETGARIVPGRAPMLGWLSHCVLAARAGGIDVLDGVWNGFRDMEGFTRECHEAAELGFDGKTLIHPTQIEPCNAAFTPPEEAVAEARRVIELFDRPENAAKGVLQIEGRMYERMHADIARKTVALVETIAARG, encoded by the coding sequence ATGTCCCCAGTCCCACGTCCCCGCCGCAGCGTCCTCTATATGCCGGGCGCCAATGCCCGCGCGCTCGAGAAGGCGCGGAGCCTTGCCTGCGACGGCATCATCATCGATCTCGAGGACGCGGTCGCGCCCGAGGCCAAGCCGGACGCCCGCGTGCTGGTGGCGCAGGCGCTGGAGGCCGGCGGCTTCGGGCATCGCGAAGTGGTGGTGCGGGTGAACGGCACCGACACGCCCTGGTTCGAGGACGACCTTGCCGCCCTGGCGCGCGCGGCGGCGAAAGGGGCGGGCCCCGACGCCGTGCTCATTCCCAAGGTGGCGACGCCCGAGGCGCTGTTCGTCGTCGCCCGGCGGCTCGACGCGCTGGGCGCGCCCGCGAGCCTGAAGCTGTGGGCGATGATCGAGACCCCTCTCGCCGTGCTCAAGGCGGGGGAGATCGCACTGGCGGCCCGCGACCCGGCGATACGGCTCACCGCGCTGGTGCTGGGCACCAATGATCTTTCCAAGGAGACCGGCGCGCGCATCGTGCCCGGCCGGGCGCCGATGCTGGGCTGGCTCTCGCACTGCGTGCTGGCCGCACGGGCCGGCGGGATCGATGTGCTCGACGGGGTGTGGAACGGCTTCCGCGACATGGAGGGCTTCACCCGTGAATGCCACGAGGCCGCCGAACTCGGCTTCGACGGCAAGACGCTGATCCATCCCACCCAGATCGAGCCCTGCAACGCCGCCTTCACCCCCCCGGAAGAGGCGGTGGCCGAGGCGCGCCGGGTGATCGAGCTGTTCGACCGTCCCGAAAACGCGGCCAAGGGCGTGCTGCAGATCGAGGGGCGCATGTATGAGCGCATGCATGCCGATATCGCGCGCAAGACCGTGGCGCTGGTCGAAACCATCGCGGCACGCGGCTGA
- a CDS encoding TRAP transporter small permease subunit has translation MTFLLAASNLLRMIARRVGQVAAWCVVFLILTVVLDVITRRFIVLGSTKLQDLEWHFHAALFLLCLGYAYVEGEHVRIDVLHARFGPKTAAVIELIGATLFLAPFCIIVLSYGWGFVAHSFQLDEGSPSLTGLPHRWIVKSALLVGFATLLIAALSAITGSLATLLGAPPPRSHHDEHQEVGL, from the coding sequence ATGACCTTCCTGCTCGCCGCGTCAAACCTCTTGAGGATGATCGCACGGCGGGTCGGGCAAGTGGCGGCGTGGTGTGTCGTGTTCTTGATCCTGACCGTCGTGCTCGACGTCATCACCCGCCGCTTCATCGTGCTTGGCTCGACGAAGCTGCAGGATCTGGAGTGGCACTTCCATGCCGCTCTTTTCCTGCTCTGCCTCGGCTACGCCTATGTGGAAGGGGAGCACGTGCGCATCGACGTGCTCCACGCCCGCTTCGGGCCGAAGACCGCGGCTGTCATCGAACTGATCGGCGCGACGCTCTTCCTCGCGCCGTTCTGCATCATCGTGCTCAGCTATGGATGGGGCTTCGTCGCGCATTCCTTCCAGCTCGATGAAGGCTCGCCCTCGCTCACCGGCCTGCCGCACCGATGGATCGTCAAGTCGGCGCTTCTCGTCGGTTTCGCCACTCTCCTTATTGCCGCCCTCAGCGCCATCACCGGCTCTCTGGCGACGCTCCTCGGCGCGCCGCCACCCAGGAGCCATCACGACGAGCACCAGGAGGTCGGTCTGTGA
- a CDS encoding TRAP transporter large permease, protein MSAFDTALPLTMLAFLVLVLFSGFPVAFCLAGVGLVFALVGGMLDLFVPAQLFLVVSRIWGSIADNLVLVAIPMFIFMGIMLERSGVARHLLEILSVLLRRVPGGLALSVVLMGTIMAATTGIVGASVVMLALLALPVMMERGYDKGITSGVIAASGTLGILIPPSIMLVIMGDLLAIPVGDLFTGAVIPGFLLSGLYLVYIVVMAILKPDRLPRLEKAPMADGQSLIGLIIRGFVPPTALVVLVLGSIICGFATPTEAAGVGAFGATVLAVFNRTFSLKLLKDVVQSTALTNAMIFGIFCGATLFSYVFRELGGDDAIVHVIELLDLHDWTLLFLLMGIIFLLGFVFDWLEITLIILPVFRPIVMELDFGDAVPKDRILLWFAIAVAVNLQTSYLTPPFGPALFYLRQAGQGYLTLGDIYKGIIPFTLLQLTGLLLCLLVPALVLWLPTYLGY, encoded by the coding sequence GTGAGCGCATTCGACACCGCATTGCCGTTGACCATGCTGGCATTTCTTGTGCTGGTGCTGTTCTCCGGCTTCCCCGTGGCCTTCTGCCTCGCCGGCGTGGGGCTCGTCTTCGCCCTGGTCGGCGGCATGCTCGATCTGTTCGTGCCGGCGCAATTGTTTCTGGTCGTCAGCCGCATCTGGGGCTCGATCGCGGACAATCTGGTGCTGGTCGCCATTCCCATGTTCATCTTCATGGGGATCATGCTGGAACGCAGCGGGGTGGCACGGCACCTGCTGGAGATCCTCTCCGTGCTGCTGCGGCGGGTGCCCGGCGGGCTTGCCCTGTCCGTCGTCCTGATGGGCACCATCATGGCGGCGACCACGGGCATTGTCGGCGCCTCGGTGGTCATGCTGGCGCTCCTGGCCCTGCCGGTCATGATGGAGCGGGGCTACGACAAGGGCATCACCTCCGGGGTCATCGCCGCGTCCGGCACGCTCGGAATCCTTATCCCGCCGTCCATCATGCTGGTCATCATGGGCGATCTTCTGGCGATCCCGGTCGGAGACCTGTTCACCGGCGCGGTGATTCCCGGCTTCCTGCTCTCGGGACTCTATCTCGTCTACATCGTGGTCATGGCGATATTGAAGCCCGATCGCCTGCCCCGGCTAGAGAAGGCGCCGATGGCGGACGGGCAGAGCCTCATTGGCCTCATCATCCGCGGCTTCGTCCCGCCGACGGCGCTGGTGGTGCTGGTGCTCGGCTCCATCATCTGCGGCTTTGCCACCCCCACGGAGGCGGCCGGCGTCGGTGCCTTCGGCGCCACGGTCCTGGCCGTCTTCAACCGGACCTTCTCGCTGAAGTTGCTGAAGGATGTGGTGCAAAGCACGGCGCTCACCAACGCCATGATCTTCGGCATCTTCTGCGGCGCGACGCTTTTCTCCTACGTCTTCCGGGAGCTTGGAGGCGACGATGCCATCGTGCACGTCATCGAACTTCTCGACCTGCACGACTGGACCCTGCTCTTCCTGCTGATGGGCATCATCTTCCTGCTGGGTTTCGTCTTTGACTGGCTGGAGATCACGCTGATCATTCTGCCGGTATTCCGGCCCATCGTGATGGAGCTGGACTTCGGCGATGCGGTGCCGAAGGACCGTATCCTGCTCTGGTTCGCCATCGCGGTGGCGGTCAACCTCCAGACCTCCTACCTGACGCCCCCCTTCGGGCCAGCCCTGTTCTACCTGCGCCAGGCCGGACAGGGATATCTGACCCTGGGCGACATCTACAAGGGCATCATCCCCTTCACTCTGCTTCAGCTCACCGGGCTTTTACTGTGCCTTCTCGTTCCGGCACTGGTCCTGTGGCTGCCGACCTACCTCGGTTACTGA
- a CDS encoding DUF1737 domain-containing protein: MKLYRYLTGPDDVAFCKRVSAALNRGWQLQGSPTLTFDPVKGRVICGQAIVKEVEGEWSDEVVLSDH, from the coding sequence ATGAAGCTCTACCGTTATCTGACCGGGCCCGACGACGTGGCGTTCTGCAAGCGTGTCTCGGCGGCACTGAACCGGGGCTGGCAGCTTCAGGGCAGCCCGACATTGACCTTCGATCCGGTGAAGGGCCGGGTGATCTGCGGTCAGGCCATCGTCAAGGAAGTCGAGGGCGAGTGGTCCGACGAGGTGGTGCTCTCGGACCACTGA
- a CDS encoding CHAD domain-containing protein — MRDRSREGAVHNTGADARHAGATPDTGVSDAGASLGPLAHGLLDAAQEARTALDTKDPVTAVHDLRKAFKRLRALLRLVRGRRERAQARALGRAMAEAARHLSGARDHAARQDALDDLVAKAGLDTAHAAAATQALSAPLDAPSSEAVPAPSAAEGGIGPHRAALDALVYQCLIDTPRLSGGMKDKALLAALRDDYARARRRPVDTDDPESLHDLRKAVIAHRYQMALVTPFWPRLGKVWEDELQRLRDKLGQHHDLAVLLGQITAAQQAGAAPAGEQEWPAGVISAAQARQQRLALSALRLRERLFAERPKAFHRRIAAYFDPVSLKE, encoded by the coding sequence ATGCGGGACCGAAGCCGCGAGGGGGCTGTTCATAACACCGGCGCCGATGCCCGTCATGCCGGGGCAACTCCTGATACCGGCGTATCGGATGCTGGCGCCTCGCTCGGCCCGCTTGCCCATGGCCTTCTCGACGCCGCCCAGGAGGCGCGGACCGCGCTGGATACCAAGGACCCGGTCACGGCCGTCCATGACCTGAGAAAGGCGTTCAAGCGCCTGCGCGCGCTGCTGCGGCTGGTGCGCGGGCGCCGGGAGCGCGCGCAGGCCCGCGCCCTCGGCCGCGCCATGGCGGAAGCGGCACGCCACCTGTCGGGAGCGCGCGATCACGCCGCCCGGCAGGACGCGCTCGATGATCTCGTGGCCAAGGCCGGCCTCGACACCGCCCACGCCGCGGCTGCCACGCAGGCGCTTTCCGCCCCGCTTGATGCCCCCTCGTCCGAGGCCGTGCCGGCGCCGAGCGCCGCGGAAGGCGGCATCGGCCCGCACCGGGCGGCGCTCGACGCGCTTGTCTACCAGTGCCTCATCGACACCCCTCGCCTTTCCGGCGGCATGAAGGACAAGGCGCTTCTCGCCGCCCTTCGCGACGATTACGCCCGCGCGCGGCGGCGCCCCGTCGACACGGACGATCCCGAAAGCCTGCATGACCTGCGCAAGGCCGTCATCGCCCATCGCTACCAGATGGCGCTGGTGACGCCGTTCTGGCCGCGCCTTGGCAAGGTGTGGGAGGACGAGCTCCAGCGCCTGCGCGACAAACTCGGCCAGCATCATGACCTTGCCGTGCTGCTCGGTCAGATCACTGCGGCGCAGCAGGCCGGTGCCGCGCCCGCGGGCGAACAGGAATGGCCGGCCGGCGTCATAAGCGCGGCGCAGGCGCGCCAGCAGCGCCTCGCGCTCTCGGCGCTGCGCCTGCGCGAGCGCCTGTTCGCCGAGCGGCCGAAGGCGTTTCACCGCCGTATCGCGGCTTATTTTGATCCTGTATCGCTAAAGGAATAA
- a CDS encoding RidA family protein translates to MSRNVIATDAAAPAAGPYSQGISFADLVFVSGQLPIDLSTGELAEGIVAQTKASLANLEAVLKAGGASLASVVKTTVFLKNMDDFAAMNEIYAKAFPSSAPARSTIEVARLPKGALVEIEAIAARVD, encoded by the coding sequence ATGTCACGCAACGTCATCGCGACGGATGCGGCCGCCCCGGCCGCTGGCCCCTATTCCCAGGGCATCTCGTTTGCCGACCTCGTCTTCGTCTCTGGCCAACTTCCCATAGACCTCTCCACCGGCGAACTGGCCGAGGGGATCGTGGCGCAGACCAAGGCGTCGCTGGCCAACCTGGAGGCCGTGCTGAAGGCGGGCGGGGCGAGCCTCGCCAGTGTGGTGAAGACCACCGTGTTTCTGAAGAACATGGATGATTTCGCCGCAATGAACGAGATCTACGCCAAGGCCTTTCCCAGCAGCGCGCCGGCCCGCTCCACCATTGAGGTGGCACGACTGCCCAAGGGCGCGCTGGTCGAAATCGAAGCCATCGCGGCGCGTGTCGATTGA
- a CDS encoding MOSC domain-containing protein, with protein sequence MTDETSVKQIEAFAHPAAQAALGVEGGTTGWKGELLHIHIAPAASYEMEELTEATCVAGRGIEGDRYYLGTGTYSPRPDVREITLIEQEALDALARNDPPLQEGPVVLAPEEHRRNLTVRGVPLNHLVGRRFRVGEVVLRGGRLNFPCKYLENLLDRPLFLPLYNRSGLNCGIETSGTIRPGDVIELLD encoded by the coding sequence ATGACGGACGAGACGAGCGTGAAACAGATCGAGGCCTTCGCCCATCCCGCCGCTCAGGCGGCACTGGGCGTTGAGGGCGGCACCACGGGCTGGAAGGGCGAATTGCTGCACATCCATATCGCACCCGCGGCGAGCTACGAGATGGAGGAGCTGACCGAGGCGACATGTGTCGCTGGGCGCGGCATCGAAGGCGATCGCTACTATCTCGGCACCGGCACCTATTCGCCCCGCCCGGATGTGCGCGAGATCACGCTTATCGAGCAGGAAGCGCTCGATGCCCTTGCGCGCAACGATCCGCCGCTCCAGGAGGGCCCGGTGGTGCTGGCGCCGGAGGAGCACCGCCGCAATCTCACCGTGCGCGGAGTGCCGCTCAACCATCTGGTGGGCCGGCGCTTTCGCGTGGGCGAGGTGGTCCTGCGTGGCGGGCGCCTCAACTTTCCCTGCAAGTATCTGGAAAACCTACTCGATCGCCCGCTCTTCCTGCCGCTTTACAATCGCTCCGGCCTCAATTGCGGCATCGAGACGAGCGGCACGATCCGGCCGGGAGATGTCATCGAGTTGTTGGACTAG
- a CDS encoding cupin domain-containing protein: MDPLSRRTFLAASAIGGAMVAETAKAATFGNPDEPPQGAINSTPAAVSNPGPRNAVLEGQIPAFQSPPPTDVGSMPMMWSSFNIMPRRIQAGGWARQVTATEFPAATEVSGVNMRLSAGGIREMHWHLAGEWALMTNGHCRITVLDPKGQAYVRDVSAGDLWFFPAGYPHSLQGLGPDGCEFLIVFDNAYQSEYNTLLLTDWFIHTPPKVLGQNFNVPPDVFKNILLHDRWIFQGLEPPPLAQDQAAVASGGEPPEPFTFSLMGTRPVMENEAGSIHLADSRTFKVSKSITGVIETIKPGSLRRMHWHPNADEWQYWIKGQGRMTVFNAGPRAQTIDFQAGDLGVVPKSQGHYIENTGTEDAQVLAVFRAPEYEEIDLSNWLTHAPPELVAQHLNINPSVIARFPKGENGIQPAGGKG; this comes from the coding sequence ATGGACCCGTTATCCCGCCGGACTTTTCTTGCCGCGAGCGCCATTGGCGGCGCAATGGTCGCGGAGACCGCGAAGGCGGCGACCTTCGGCAATCCCGACGAGCCGCCGCAGGGCGCGATCAACTCGACGCCCGCCGCGGTCTCCAACCCCGGTCCGCGCAATGCGGTGCTGGAGGGCCAGATTCCGGCCTTCCAGAGCCCACCTCCCACAGATGTCGGCAGCATGCCGATGATGTGGTCCTCGTTCAACATCATGCCGCGCCGGATCCAGGCGGGCGGCTGGGCGCGGCAGGTGACGGCGACGGAATTTCCCGCCGCGACCGAGGTGTCGGGCGTCAATATGCGCCTCTCGGCGGGCGGCATTCGTGAAATGCACTGGCACCTTGCCGGCGAATGGGCGCTGATGACCAACGGCCATTGCCGGATCACGGTGCTGGATCCGAAGGGGCAGGCCTATGTGCGTGATGTCAGCGCGGGCGACCTGTGGTTCTTTCCCGCCGGCTACCCGCACTCGCTGCAGGGACTGGGACCGGATGGCTGCGAATTCCTCATCGTCTTCGATAATGCCTACCAGTCCGAATACAACACACTGCTGCTGACCGACTGGTTCATCCATACGCCGCCGAAGGTTCTGGGCCAGAATTTCAACGTTCCGCCGGACGTGTTCAAGAATATTCTGCTGCATGATCGCTGGATCTTCCAGGGCCTTGAGCCACCGCCGCTGGCGCAGGATCAGGCCGCCGTCGCCTCGGGCGGCGAGCCGCCCGAGCCCTTCACCTTCTCGCTGATGGGAACCCGCCCGGTGATGGAGAACGAGGCCGGGTCGATCCACCTCGCCGACAGCCGGACCTTCAAGGTTTCCAAGTCCATCACCGGGGTGATCGAGACCATCAAGCCGGGCAGCCTGCGGCGGATGCACTGGCATCCCAATGCGGATGAATGGCAGTACTGGATCAAGGGGCAGGGCCGGATGACGGTGTTCAACGCCGGCCCGCGTGCGCAGACCATCGATTTCCAGGCGGGCGACCTCGGTGTCGTGCCCAAGAGCCAGGGCCATTACATCGAGAACACCGGCACCGAGGACGCGCAGGTGCTCGCGGTGTTCCGTGCGCCGGAATATGAGGAGATCGATCTGTCGAACTGGCTGACGCATGCGCCGCCGGAACTGGTCGCGCAGCACCTCAACATCAATCCGTCGGTGATCGCACGCTTCCCCAAGGGGGAGAACGGCATTCAGCCGGCGGGCGGAAAGGGCTGA